The segment ACACGCGTCTGTAAAACGGTCTGATGCCTGTATTTCCGACTCGCCTTCCTCGGAAAACATCCCCATCAAATCGAGTTTTGCTAGCAAAACTAGTTTTTCTGTCCAAACAACTTCTATACAAATTGTTTTTGCTGTACAAACTATTTCACCAGTATCTTGAAAAGAGCCAGTAAAACGCTCTAAGCGTCCATAATTCGAATTTCACCGGATGTCTGACGCGGTTTTATGTGGTTTGGACGGTTTTGCCGAATTGTATGTCTGACACGCCCAAAATCGCCATCTCGAATCAGAAAGGTGGTGTCGGAAAGACGACGGTCGCAATCAACGTGGCTGGAGCGTTGAACACTTGCGACCACGACGTACTCTTTGTCGACCTCGACCCCCAGGGGAATGCCACCGAAGGGTTGGGGTTGGAAGAGGAGTACGAAGCACAACCACCGACCCTGTTCGATGTGCTGACTGACCACGAAGCGAGAGAGGACGTGGATTCGCTCATTGTCTCTCACCCGGAGATGGACGTTCTCCCGAGCAACATCGACATGACTAGCATCGAACCCGAACTGACGATGGCCATGCGCGGACGCGAGCGACTGGGACAGGTGTTCGACGCTCTTGATGCCGACTACGATGTCATTCTTATCGACTGTCCGCCGTATCTCGGCAATCTTACTGACAACGCTCTGTTGGCCGCTGAAAACGTCCTCATTCCGGCGTTGGCCGAATCGACGAGCAAGCGCGCACTCGAAATTCTGTTCGACCAAATGGAAGTGCTCGAAGCCGAGTACGACACGCAGGTTCGTGACCTCGGAGTCGTCGCCAACCGTGTTGAGACGACGAACGAAGCGAAAACGATGCTCGCGTGGTTCGACGAGGCCTTTTCGGACGTCCCGGTGTGGGAAATTCGAAAGCGCGTCACGCTTCAGCGAGCATTCTCTGCGGGATGTTCGATTTTCGAACTCGAAGAGGATTGTGACATGACGGCCCAGTTCCTCGCCATCGCTGAAGAACTGGAACGACAACTCGGCCTCGTGGAGGTGACGGCATGAGCGACGATAGCCGTGCCGACCGCCTCCGCCGCCGCCGTCGTGCACAGCGTGACCAGCAGACGGAACGTGACCAATCTGATGACACTGCCGACACCGCCGACCCTGACGATACCACAGACCCTGACGATGTTTCGGACGAACAGGA is part of the Haladaptatus cibarius D43 genome and harbors:
- a CDS encoding ParA family protein, which gives rise to MSDTPKIAISNQKGGVGKTTVAINVAGALNTCDHDVLFVDLDPQGNATEGLGLEEEYEAQPPTLFDVLTDHEAREDVDSLIVSHPEMDVLPSNIDMTSIEPELTMAMRGRERLGQVFDALDADYDVILIDCPPYLGNLTDNALLAAENVLIPALAESTSKRALEILFDQMEVLEAEYDTQVRDLGVVANRVETTNEAKTMLAWFDEAFSDVPVWEIRKRVTLQRAFSAGCSIFELEEDCDMTAQFLAIAEELERQLGLVEVTA